The proteins below come from a single Necator americanus strain Aroian chromosome V, whole genome shotgun sequence genomic window:
- a CDS encoding hypothetical protein (NECATOR_CHRV.G19746.T3) produces the protein MKRVSLVANGCFTSPRGLLPQGSLRKLKLHSDRGETPGAATAPLISALDGYTEDELSEYRQVFNMFDTDHVTSNALNRNNQANSVPVLVSTAIAQVGLRTYQNAG, from the exons ATGAAGAGGGTATCTTTGGTGGCCAACGGTTGTTTCACATCACCTCGCGGATTGTTACCGCAAGGTTCCCTGCGGAAG CTGAAACTTCATTCGGATCGCGGCGAAACTCCTGGAGCTGCGACTGCTCCGCTGATATCGGCTCTGGATGGATACACAGAAGATGAGCTCTCCGAGTATCGGCAGGTCTTCAACATGTTCGACACAG ATCATGTTACCTCCAATGCACTGAACAGAAATAACCAAGCTAATTCCGTTCCGGTGCTTGTGTCTACCGCTATTGCGCAAGTTGGTCTGCGTACTTATCAAAACGCTGGTTAA